The proteins below come from a single Eucalyptus grandis isolate ANBG69807.140 chromosome 3, ASM1654582v1, whole genome shotgun sequence genomic window:
- the LOC104446409 gene encoding LOW QUALITY PROTEIN: endoglucanase 13 (The sequence of the model RefSeq protein was modified relative to this genomic sequence to represent the inferred CDS: inserted 1 base in 1 codon), producing the protein MARLSSMNFVLIFLLSFMIMSSELAQSQGHDYGTALTKSLLYFEAQRSGKLPPNQRVQWRGDSALKDGGEAGIDLAGGYYDAGDNVKFGFPMAFTISMLSWSVVEFKDKLQSKNELPNALAAIRWGTDYLIKAHPLPDVLYGEVGDGDSDHSCWQRPEDMTTPRTVYKIDDQHPGADLAGETAAAFAAASVAFAPTDSNYSAQLLTHAEQLYGFARSHPGQYQNSIPVAGKFYSSSGYQDELLWAAAWLHRATGNKVYLDYLGNSGDSGGVRTQFSWDDKYVGAQVLVAKLVLEGQVKDAGPWAQYKSNAVEFMCRCIQQATTNFKKTPGGLLWFQPWNNLHYTSNAVFVAAVYATYLISHDYVEVPCYRGTQAPDELLVFAQSQVDYILGANPNSMSYMVGYGSKYPTQVHHRGASIVSIKNDSTPVSCSQGYDVWYKKNASDPNVLDGAVVXGPNAQDNYLDIRSNFEMAEPATINTAPLVGLLANFGN; encoded by the exons ATGGCTAGACTAAGCTCCATGAACTTTGTCTTGATATTTTTATTGAGTTTCATGATTATGTCATCCGAATTAGCTCAAAGTCAAGGGCATGATTATGGGACTGCGCTCACCAAGTCATTGTTGTACTTCGAGGCTCAACGGTCGGGCAAACTGCCTCCTAATCAGAGAGTCCAATGGCGTGGCGATTCTGCGCTTAAAGATGGTGGCGAGGCTGGa ATCGATCTGGCCGGAGGATACTATGACGCCGGCGACAATGTCAAGTTCGGTTTCCCAATGGCCTTCACGATCTCGATGCTCTCGTGGAGCGTCGTGGAGTTCAAAGACAAGCTGCAATCCAAAAATGAGCTCCCGAATGCGCTCGCCGCGATAAGGTGGGGCACGGACTACCTGATCAAAGCCCACCCTCTGCCTGATGTCCTCTACGGCGAGGTTGGTGACGGCGACTCCGACCACTCGTGCTGGCAGAGGCCTGAGGACATGACCACCCCCCGAACAGTCTACAAGATCGACGACCAGCACCCGGGGGCCGATCTTGCCGGGGAAACTGCGGCGGCATTCGCGGCGGCTTCGGTCGCCTTTGCCCCGACGGATTCTAATTACTCGGCTCAGCTTCTAACTCATGCAGAACAG CTCTATGGTTTCGCTCGGAGCCACCCCGGCCAGTACCAAAATAGCATCCCCGTAGCAGGGAAGTTCTATTCTAGCTCTGGATATCAG GACGAGCTACTGTGGGCAGCTGCATGGCTTCATCGTGCGACCGGGAACAAAGTGTACCTCGATTACCTCGGCAACTCCGGCGACAGCGGCGGCGTTCGGACCCAGTTCTCGTGGGACGACAAGTACGTCGGTGCCCAAGTCCTCGTTGCCAAG CTAGTGTTGGAAGGCCAAGTTAAGGACGCAGGGCCATGGGCACAATACAAGAGCAACGCAGTTGAGTTCATGTGCCGCTGCATCCAGCAAGCCACCACCAATTTCAAAAAGACCCCTGGTGGATTGCTGTGGTTTCAGCCCTGGAATAATCTCCACTACACCTCGAACGCTGTGTTCGTCGCCGCGGTGTACGCTACCTACCTCATCAGCCATGATTATGTCGAGGTCCCTTGCTATCGTGGGACCCAAGCGCCCGACGAATTGCTCGTGTTCGCCCAGTCACAG GTGGACTATATCCTTGGAGCGAACCCAAATAGCATGAGCTACATGGTTGGCTACGGGTCAAAGTATCCGACCCAGGTGCACCACAGGGGAGCCTCCATCGTCTCGATCAAGAATGACTCGACGCCTGTCTCGTGCAGCCAAGGATATGACGTGTGGTATAAGAAGAATGCCTCCGACCCGAATGTGTTGGATGGAGCAGTCG GGGGGCCGAACGCGCAAGACAACTACTTGGACATAAGGTCGAATTTTGAGATGGCTGAGCCTGCAACCATTAACACAGCACCTCTTGTTGGATTACTGGCTAATTTTGGTAACTAA
- the LOC104444510 gene encoding phosphatidylinositol N-acetylglucosaminyltransferase subunit P isoform X1 — MRSIGTLRCMKNETLKEAMEEPHSVSSPRRILSLSKKKRASVSFSDPDDKASGFGLSGEHGPKPSEVYGFVGSITTVVATVIFFTWAYVPEHWLHAVGIYYYPSRYWALAVPTYIVVTVALALAFYIGLNFLSTPPPTSLNTLFDEFTRDPSIFGPLGEGDELPIEPLSDIPINEINRLMFDDVN; from the exons ATGCGG AGTATCGGCACTCTTCGATGCATGAAGAACGAAACTCTGAAAGAAGCCATGGAAGAACCTCATTCAGTTAGCAGTCCAAGGAGAATTCTCAGTCTATCAAAGAAGAAACGAGCAAGCGTTTCCTTTTCAGATCCAGATGATAAAGCTTCTGGCTTTGGATTGTCCGGAGAACATGGTCCCAAACCTTCAGAGGTCTATGGCTTTGTAGGATCTATCACAACTGTTGTGGCTACAG TTATTTTCTTTACATGGGCATATGTTCCTGAGCATTGGCTACATGCTGTTGGGATCTATTACTATCCTAGCAG ATATTGGGCTCTGGCTGTGCCAACTTATATTGTCGTGACAGTTGCATTGGCTTTGGCATTTTATATTGGCCTCAACTTCCTCTCAACCCCTCCTCCAACATCCTTAAATACACTCTTTG ATGAATTTACTAGAGATCCATCAATATTCGGTCCTTTGGGAGAGGGAGACGAATTGCCCATAGAACCCCTATCTGATATTCCCATCAACGAAATTAATAGACTAATGTTTGATGATGTAAATTGA
- the LOC104444510 gene encoding phosphatidylinositol N-acetylglucosaminyltransferase subunit P isoform X2, whose protein sequence is MKNETLKEAMEEPHSVSSPRRILSLSKKKRASVSFSDPDDKASGFGLSGEHGPKPSEVYGFVGSITTVVATVIFFTWAYVPEHWLHAVGIYYYPSRYWALAVPTYIVVTVALALAFYIGLNFLSTPPPTSLNTLFDEFTRDPSIFGPLGEGDELPIEPLSDIPINEINRLMFDDVN, encoded by the exons ATGAAGAACGAAACTCTGAAAGAAGCCATGGAAGAACCTCATTCAGTTAGCAGTCCAAGGAGAATTCTCAGTCTATCAAAGAAGAAACGAGCAAGCGTTTCCTTTTCAGATCCAGATGATAAAGCTTCTGGCTTTGGATTGTCCGGAGAACATGGTCCCAAACCTTCAGAGGTCTATGGCTTTGTAGGATCTATCACAACTGTTGTGGCTACAG TTATTTTCTTTACATGGGCATATGTTCCTGAGCATTGGCTACATGCTGTTGGGATCTATTACTATCCTAGCAG ATATTGGGCTCTGGCTGTGCCAACTTATATTGTCGTGACAGTTGCATTGGCTTTGGCATTTTATATTGGCCTCAACTTCCTCTCAACCCCTCCTCCAACATCCTTAAATACACTCTTTG ATGAATTTACTAGAGATCCATCAATATTCGGTCCTTTGGGAGAGGGAGACGAATTGCCCATAGAACCCCTATCTGATATTCCCATCAACGAAATTAATAGACTAATGTTTGATGATGTAAATTGA
- the LOC104444509 gene encoding NAD-dependent malic enzyme 62 kDa isoform, mitochondrial → MPNPSGQIGRLLLLRRRPATPPPPPPPPLQPPAARRCFTTTEGHRPTMVHKRSLDILHDPWFNKGTAFSMTERDRLDLRGLLPPNVMSSEQQIDRFMADLKRLEEQARDGPSDPNALAKWRILNRLHDRNETMYYKVLIANIKEYAPIVYTPTVGLVCQNYGGLFRRPRGMYFSAADRGEMMSMVYNWPAEQVDMIVVTDGSRILGLGDLGVQGIGIAIGKLDLYVAAAGINPQRVLPVMIDVGTNNEKLLEDSIYLGLQQHRLDGDEYIAVIDEFMEAVFTRWPNVVVQFEDFQSKWAFKLLQRYRNSYRMFNDDVQGTAGVALAGLLGAVRAQGKPMIDFPKMKIVVAGAGSAGIGVLNAARKTMARMLGNTETAFASASSQFWVVDAKGLITEDRDDIDPEARPFARKVKEAHRQGLKEGASLVEVVREVKPDVLLGLSAVGGLFSKEVLEAMKGSTSTRPAVFAMSNPTKNAECTPEEAFSIIGENVIFASGSPFKDVDLGNGHIGHCNQGNNMYLFPGIGLGTVLSGSRIVSDGMLQAAAECLAAYMTEEEVLGGVIYPSISSIRDITKDVATAVLKEAIEEDLAEGYRGMDARELKKLSQEEIAEFVQNNMWSPDYPCLVFKDN, encoded by the exons ATGCCGAACCCGTCGGGCCAGATCGggcggctgctgctgctccgCCGCCGGCCCGCCACGccccctcctccgccgccgccgccgctgcagCCGCCGGCCGCCAGGCGATGCTTCACCACGACCGAGGGGCACCGCCCCACCATGGTGCACAAGCGCAGCCTCGACATCCTCCACGATCCCTGGTTCAACAAG GGAACAGCATTCTCTATGACAGAACGAGACCGTCTTGATCTTCGGGGTCTTCTCCCTCCCAATGTCATGTCTTCCGAGCAGCAAATTGATCGCTTTA TGGCCGATTTGAAGAGGCTTGAAGAGCAAGCAAGAGATGGACCGTCAGATCCAAATGCTCTGGCAAAATGGCGCATTCTTAACAGACTGCACGACAGAAATGAGACAATGTACTATAAG GTTTTAATTGCAAATATTAAGGAATATGCACCTATCGTGTATACACCCACTGTTGGTCTTGTGTGCCAAAATTATGGTGGCTTGTTTAGACGACCAAGGGGAATGTACTTCAGTGCTGCGGATCGTGGTGAAATGATGTCGATGGTGTATAACTGGCCAGCTGAGCAG GTTGACATGATTGTTGTCACCGATGGGAGCAGAATATTGGGTCTTGGAGATCTTGGAGTTCAGGGAATTGGAATTGCAATAGGGAAGCTAGATCTGTATGTTGCTGCTGCTGGAATAAACCCTCAAAGG GTACTTCCTGTAATGATTGATGTTGGAACTAATAATGAAAAGCTTCTTGAAGATTCAATCT ACTTGGGACTCCAACAGCATCGTCTTGATGGTGATGAATATATCGCGGTAATTGATGAATTTATGGAAGCAGTGTTTACTCGCTGGCCCAATGTGGTTGTGCAG TTTGAAGATTTTCAAAGCAAGTGGGCTTTCAAGTTATTGCAGCGCTACCGAAACTCCTACAGAATGTTCAACGATGATGTCCAG GGAACAGCAGGAGTTGCACTTGCTGGTCTTTTAGGAGCAGTTAGAGCTCAAGGAAAGCCAATGATTGActttccaaaaatgaaaattgttgtTGCTGGTGCTGGAAG CGCTGGAATAGGTGTTCTTAATGCTGCTAGAAAAACCATGGCAAGGATGTTGGGAAATACTGAAACTGCTTTTGCCAGTGCAAGTAGTCAATTTTGGGTGGTTGATGCCAAG GGTCTAATCACGGAGGATCGTGATGATATTGATCCAGAGGCTCGGCCATTTGCAAGAAAGGTTAAAGAAGCTCATCGTCAAGGTTTGAAGGAAGGCGCATCCCTTGTAGAAGTG GTGCGAGAAGTCAAGCCCGATGTGCTACTTGGATTATCTGCAGTTGGGGGCCTTTTCTCGAAAGAG GTATTAGAGGCTATGAAAGGGTCAACATCCACAAGACCAGCTGTTTTTGCTATGTCAAACCCTACCAAAAATG CCGAGTGTACTCCTGAAGAAGCATTCTCTATCATTGGGGAGAATGTTATATTTGCAAGTGGAAGTCCCTTCAAAGATGTAGATCTCG GCAATGGTCACATTGGGCACTGTAACCAGGGAAATAACATGTATCTTTTTCCGGG CATTGGGCTTGGCACAGTTCTCTCTGGATCAAGGATTGTCTCTGATGGCATGCTACAGGCTGCTGCAGAATG CTTGGCCGCTTACATGACTGAAGAGGAGGTCCTTGGAGGGGTGATATATCCATCAATATCTAG CATTAGAGATATAACAAAAGATGTCGCCACTGCCGTGTTAAAGGAAGCTATAGAAGAAGATCTAGCAGAAGGATACCGTGGCATGGATGCACGAGAACTTAAAAAACTCAGTCAG GAGGAAATTGCAGAGTTTGTGCAGAACAACATGTGGAGCCCAGACTACCCATGTTTGGTCTTTAAGGATAATTGA
- the LOC104446396 gene encoding ankyrin repeat-containing protein BDA1, translating into MERRVLEAAREGNIHELTDLIGSNELILEEMALKEAGHTLLHVACLGGHLEVVRELLKHMPKFAEKVDRDGFSPLHITAARGDVEIAEELLKVGTHLCSVKGWERRIPLHYAIINGEVDVMEILLSTSPESVEEKTAREETALHLAVKNNRFKVLVRLVEHLKQHKKEQVVDFLLRGHALECEVVEVNAPNESGLTPLDVSTTPSQRGAQDREITEILTRAGAKHGASRPVSGDDDDIEAGNGHQSDGEPVSNAPQPSSRLTIKNSNKDDGERWGKIEALLVVAGLIANATYQSVLQPPSIVELIKIDNTSRGSNDSTAPASAPALEIKENIPDGSRLVYTIFLGGNTFGFLVSIQIIIYLTKMIQDKKKRQDKNIQMVQEEENQERYIFGLIMLSMIAMVLTYFCFTLSLLIISTSGASVKTTVLHSLPLMIADFSSTDTEGAGENFRNFLGTALSILGPFAQ; encoded by the exons ATGGAGCGAAGGGTGCTGGAAGCAGCTCGAGAGGGCAATATCCATGAGCTGACAGACTTGATCGGCAGCAACGAGCTCATCCTCGAGGAGATGGCTCTCAAAGAAGCCGGTCACACGCTGCTGCACGTCGCTTGTTTGGGCGGCCATTTGGAGGTCGTCCGAGAGCTCCTGAAGCATATGCCAAAGTTTGCCGAAAAAGTGGACCGGGATGGGTTCAGCCCGCTGCACATCACAGCAGCTCGCGGTGACGTTGAGATTGCGGAGGAGCTCTTGAAAGTTGGTACACACCTGTGCTCCGTGAAGGGTTGGGAGAGAAGAATCCCTTTGCATTATGCCATCATCAACGGGGAGGTTGATGTCATGGAGATACTGCTATCCACTTCACCCGAGTCTGTTGAAGAGAAAACCGCTCGAGAGGAGACCGCGCTTCACCTCGCTGTGAAGAACAACCGGTTTAAAGTGCTCGTTCGGTTGGTGGAGCATCTGAAGCAGCACAAGAAGGAGCAG GTGGTCGACTTCCTGCTTCGTGGGCATGCTCTGGAGTGCGAGGTCGTGGAGGTGAACGCCCCGAACGAGAGTGGCTTGACGCCACTAGATGTCTCAACTACTCCCTCGCAAAGGGGAGCACAAGATAGAGAGATCACAGAAATTCTCACACGAGCAGGAGCCAAACACGGAGCTTCAAGACCAGTCTCGGGGGACGACGACGATATCGAGGCAGGTAACGGTCATCAATCAGATGGGGAACCAGTCTCAAATGCTCCTCAGCCATCATCACGTTTGACAATTAAGAATTCGAACAAAGATGATGGAGAGAGGTGGGGCAAGATTGAGGCCCTGCTGGTCGTTGCAGGGCTCATCGCCAACGCGACCTACCAATCCGTGCTTCAGCCTCCAAGCATTGTGGAACTTATCAAGATCGACAATACTTCCAGGGGATCCAACGACAGTACTGCCCCTGCCTCTGCCCCTGCACTGGAGATAAAGGAGAACATACCTGATGGCTCGAGACTGGTGTACACCATTTTCCTGGGAGGCAACACATTTGGATTCTTGGTGTCGATCCAGATAATCATTTACCTCACCAAAATGATCCAAGACAAAAAGAAACGACAagacaaaaatatccaaatggtccaagaagaagagaaccaaGAACGGTACATCTTCGGGTTGATTATGCTATCTATGATCGCAATGGTTCTAACTTACTTTTGCTTCACGTTATCCCTGCTGATCATATCAACGAGTGGTGCTAGTGTGAAAACCACTGTCCTGCACTCGTTGCCTCTTATGATAGCAGATTTTTCTTCTACTGATACAGAAGGGGCTggtgaaaattttagaaattttcttggAACCGCTCTTTCGATTCTTGGGCCGTTTGCCCAATAG